One segment of Babesia bigemina genome assembly Bbig001, chromosome : II DNA contains the following:
- a CDS encoding Exosome complex component ski6 has translation MAKIEYISVEGLRVDGRRPAEVRNIEILCGPECGVDVNSYDGVAQVRQGLTKAQAFVKGPTDVGRNKQRSQLETSDSPVEIQCEVVMPCEKRVVGNKMDHQSADIAQTVIATFERVVVSHFYKNSVIHIFVNVLENDGGVKATVINAVLVALVHAGIAMRDLIVACTAAMLNRQLLIDPNQLELNASVMELTLAASVSKEEIMYLDLKSKHAIKSVDGIIIKTIEASKQFSILAKAKLKQYARDYLELNSAVHG, from the exons ATGGCAAAAATAGAGTATATAAGTGTGGAGGGGTTGCGGGTGGACGGGAGAAGGCCGGCGGAGGTGCGAAATATCGAAATACTCTGCGGCCCGGAATGCGGGGTGGACGTCAACAGTTACGACGGAGTCGCGCAGGTTAGACAGGGGCTTACGAAGGCTCAGGCGTTCGTAAAAGGACCAACAGAC GTAGGACGAAACAAACAGCGCAGTCAACTGGAAACGTCAGACAGCCCGGTAGAAATACAATGCGAGGTGGTCATGCCCTGTGAGAAAAGGGTCGTAGGCAATAAAATGGACCACCAATCCGCCGATATCGCACAAACCGTGATTGCGACTTTTGAAAGGGTCGTAGTATCGCACTTCTACAAGAACTCGGTCATACACATCTTCGTCAACGTACTTGAAAACGATGGCG GTGTCAAAGCGACAGTCATCAACGCCGTGCTAGTCGCGCTGGTCCACGCGGGAATTGCAATGAGGGATCTCATCGTAGCCTGCACTGCGGCCATGCTCAACAGACAACTGCTCATAG ATCCCAACCAGCTGGAATTGAACGCCTCTGTTATGGAACTGACGCTTGCTGCTTCCGTGTCAAAGGAAGAG ATCATGTACCTCGATCTGAAGTCTAAACACGCCATAAAGTCAGTCGATGGCATCATTATAAAGACCATAGAAGCTTCCAAGCAGTTCAGCATCCTGGCCAAGGCGAAACTCAAACAGTACGCTAGAGATTACCTTGAGCTAAACAGCGCCGTACACGGCTGA
- a CDS encoding Acidic leucine-rich nuclear phosphoprotein 32-related protein produces MDVAINNRLKALREELNLEEGDESVYTHLRELILDGTVIKTLTPQDGDLLAKFKNLAKLSLNGTGLTSLTNFPEMRSLKVLEMTDNYLTDTVIFSMIPNLFPNLSMLHLGGNHLKTIEDVHMLRPMKHLVALGLAMNPLASAENYREAIFSALPNLQSLDQVDHSGAERHVDSDAEYYDEDEEDDEEEGDDVLKKFYEADYNSDDDQNDEEFVPDDGQEEEEDFYEDEEEEEADDDDYAENGDGTSSSSSKRLREESDDEADHKKVAH; encoded by the coding sequence ATGGACGTGGCTATTAACAACCGCCTCAAGGCGCTCAGGGAGGAACTCAATCTGGAGGAAGGCGACGAGTCGGTGTACACTCACCTTCGTGAACTAATCCTCGACGGAACCGTGATAAAAACGCTAACACCTCAGGATGGAGACCTGCTCGCAAAGTTCAAGAATCTCGCGAAGCTCTCGCTCAACGGCACAGGGCTAACCTCGCTTACCAACTTCCCCGAGATGCGCTCGCTGAAGGTGCTCGAGATGACCGACAACTACCTCACCGACACTGTCATATTCTCCATGATACCGAACCTTTTCCCCAATCTGAGTATGCTGCACCTGGGAGGGAATCACCTCAAGACAATCGAGGACGTGCACATGTTACGCCCAATGAAACACCTTGTGGCATTGGGTCTTGCTATGAACCCGCTGGCGTCTGCCGAAAACTACAGGGAGGCAATCTTCTCTGCACTGCCTAACCTCCAGAGCCTTGACCAGGTTGACCACTCAGGGGCGGAGCGCCACGTGGATTCCGACGCCGAGTACTACGATGAAGACGAAGAAGACGACGAGGAAGAAGGAGACGACGTGCTCAAGAAGTTCTACGAGGCTGACTACAACAGTGACGACGACCAAAACGACGAAGAGTTCGTACCAGACGATGGGCaagaggaggaggaagattTCTAcgaggacgaggaggaagaagaagccgacgatgacgatTATGCGGAAAACGGAGATGGCACTTCGTCATCGAGCAGCAAAAGATTGAGGGAGGAGTCAGACGACGAGGCGGATCACAAGAAGGTCGCACACTAA